The following is a genomic window from Spirosoma foliorum.
GAATGAGAGAAAGAGCGAAAATCAGGCGCCAACCACTCATTCACTCTTTCGCCCATTCACTCATTCGCTCTTTAATTATGTTAGCCAACTACATCAAAATCGCCTGGAAGGTGTTGCTTCGGCATCCGTTCTTCACCTTTATTACCCTTTTCGGCATTAGCCTGACACTGACTGTGTTGATGGTGCTGACCTCGTTTCTGGATCACTTGATTGGCAGTCATTATCCTGAAACGAAGCGGGATCGATCGCTCTACATCATGACCATGGAGCAACGGGATTCCAGTATGACATCCCGCAGTTCGGGACCTATGAGTTTTAAGTTTCTGACGGAACATGCCAAGTCACTGAAAACGCCGGAGCGGGTTGCCATCAGTACACTGATCAATAGTTCGAACGCCTATGTAGGCTCGCAGAAAATCAAACTCAATACCAAATTTACCGATGCCGATTTCTGGCGAGTCGCCGACTTTGAATTTCTGGAAGGTAAGCCCTACAATGAACAGAATATGGCCAATGGCGACAACGTGGCCGTCATTACCGATGATTTTAAAAAGCACTATTTTGGCAATGTTACCGAGCCCGTTGTTGGTAAGACTGTTGAAATCGAAAACATTCATTACAAGATAATTGGCGTCGTAAAGGCCAGTCCCGTTACCCGCCCGTTTACCTATGCCGATGTTTTCTTTCCGTATACATCTCCCAAAAGCAATTACCAGAACACCAGTATGCGGGGTGGCTATGTGGCAATGATCCTGGCTAAGGATAAATCGGATTTTAAAGCCATTCAGGATGAGTTTCAGGGGCACATTAATCGCATTCCGTTACCCGGTATTCAGGACGGATTTAAGTATGCCACATTGAATGTGAAGAGCGAGCCCTATTTGCAGAATTTTCTGGGCAGTATTCTGGACGGTAATCCGGGCATAAAGGCTATCTTTTTTGGGGTAATTGGGTTTGTGCTGTTTATGCTGATGGGCCTTCCGGCCATCAATCTGGTAAACATCAATGTCAGTCGCATTATGGAAAGAGCCTCCGAAATCGGTA
Proteins encoded in this region:
- a CDS encoding ABC transporter permease, with the protein product MLANYIKIAWKVLLRHPFFTFITLFGISLTLTVLMVLTSFLDHLIGSHYPETKRDRSLYIMTMEQRDSSMTSRSSGPMSFKFLTEHAKSLKTPERVAISTLINSSNAYVGSQKIKLNTKFTDADFWRVADFEFLEGKPYNEQNMANGDNVAVITDDFKKHYFGNVTEPVVGKTVEIENIHYKIIGVVKASPVTRPFTYADVFFPYTSPKSNYQNTSMRGGYVAMILAKDKSDFKAIQDEFQGHINRIPLPGIQDGFKYATLNVKSEPYLQNFLGSILDGNPGIKAIFFGVIGFVLFMLMGLPAINLVNINVSRIMERASEIGIRKAFGAPVRTLVWQFIIENVFITFIGGAIALVLTLIVIHLINTSGMIAYADLTINLSVFLISLLVCLIFGLLSGVLPALRMSKLSIAEALKS